The following are from one region of the Rhodopirellula sp. P2 genome:
- the ispH gene encoding 4-hydroxy-3-methylbut-2-enyl diphosphate reductase, protein MKIILAAPRGFCAGVNMAIDSLDLTLQKFGPPVYVYHEIVHNQFVVKTFLEKGAVFVDTIEEVPEGGVLLFSAHGVSPEIRKAAQARKLHALDATCPLVTKVHLEAIKYAKAGYTIILIGHEGHDEVLGTMGEAPEAIVLVEDEADVDRLEFEPGTQLAYLTQTTLSVDDAGRVIRRLRERFPEIHSPPKDDICYATQNRQEAVKLLREDANVVVVLGSQNSSNSQRLRELAAEQGKRAMLVDGPQDLAVDQFSEEDNVLITAGASAPESVVQSTIQWLQKHFDAIVDTQVVREEDVQFPLPKPLRAFAAEQAAAK, encoded by the coding sequence ATGAAAATCATTTTGGCGGCTCCCCGAGGCTTCTGCGCTGGAGTCAACATGGCAATTGATTCACTGGATCTGACGCTGCAGAAATTCGGCCCACCGGTCTATGTCTACCACGAGATCGTCCACAACCAGTTCGTGGTCAAGACTTTCCTTGAAAAAGGAGCCGTCTTCGTCGATACCATCGAAGAAGTCCCGGAAGGTGGCGTGCTGCTGTTCTCCGCTCACGGTGTTTCGCCCGAAATTCGCAAGGCCGCTCAAGCTCGCAAGCTGCACGCACTCGATGCGACCTGCCCCTTGGTCACCAAGGTTCACCTGGAAGCGATCAAGTATGCCAAGGCGGGTTACACCATCATCTTGATCGGGCACGAAGGCCACGATGAAGTGCTCGGCACCATGGGCGAAGCTCCCGAAGCGATCGTGTTGGTCGAGGACGAAGCCGATGTCGATCGCTTGGAATTCGAACCGGGCACCCAACTGGCCTACCTCACCCAAACCACTCTGTCAGTCGATGATGCCGGCCGAGTCATCCGCCGTCTTCGCGAACGTTTCCCAGAGATTCACTCGCCCCCCAAAGACGACATCTGCTACGCGACCCAGAACCGACAGGAAGCCGTCAAGCTGCTGCGGGAAGATGCCAACGTGGTCGTCGTCCTCGGCAGCCAAAACAGCAGCAACAGCCAACGACTGCGTGAACTGGCGGCGGAACAAGGCAAACGTGCGATGCTGGTCGACGGCCCACAAGATCTCGCCGTGGATCAGTTTTCCGAGGAAGACAATGTGCTGATCACTGCCGGCGCAAGCGCCCCCGAATCGGTGGTTCAATCCACGATCCAATGGTTGCAAAAACACTTCGACGCCATCGTGGACACGCAAGTCGTTCGAGAAGAAGACGTTCAATTCCCGCTGCCCAAACCCCTGCGGGCTTTTGCGGCCGAACAAGCCGCAGCAAAATGA
- the hpnC gene encoding squalene synthase HpnC — protein sequence MAESRAACRAIARASRENFLVATCLLPRAFRQPFYDLYAFCRTADDRADESGTPEKALAALREYRQAVAQMYLGEGEAGQNEGIFVALADTVHRYSIPRQLLDDLLDAFTQDQTTNRYEDEEQLLDYCRRSANPVGRMILRLADADSDENVLASDEICTALQLVNFWQDVSRDRLLGRVYIPETIMQQHGFDGSEIRRGLEPGQTTPVAIREAIQFLCQQTRARFHRGLPLVDRVPTWLSADLRLFAEGGLATIAAIESIEFDVLRIRPVVRRSTQMRLLGRAVWLRCWSGRARTGASR from the coding sequence TTGGCGGAATCACGTGCCGCGTGTCGAGCGATCGCCCGGGCCAGCCGCGAAAATTTTCTGGTGGCGACGTGTTTGTTGCCGCGAGCCTTTCGTCAGCCGTTCTACGATTTGTACGCCTTTTGTCGCACCGCCGACGATCGAGCCGATGAATCCGGGACCCCCGAAAAAGCGTTGGCGGCCCTGAGGGAGTACCGCCAAGCCGTCGCTCAGATGTACTTGGGCGAGGGAGAGGCGGGGCAGAATGAAGGCATCTTCGTGGCGCTCGCCGACACGGTGCATCGGTATTCCATCCCGCGACAATTGCTGGACGATTTGCTGGATGCGTTCACCCAGGATCAAACCACGAACCGCTACGAAGACGAGGAGCAGTTGCTCGACTATTGTCGGCGATCGGCCAATCCGGTCGGGCGGATGATCCTGCGGTTGGCGGACGCGGACTCCGATGAAAACGTTTTGGCATCCGATGAGATCTGCACCGCTTTGCAGTTGGTGAATTTCTGGCAAGACGTTTCGCGAGATCGGTTGCTGGGGCGGGTTTACATTCCCGAAACGATCATGCAGCAGCATGGGTTTGACGGAAGTGAGATTCGTCGCGGTCTGGAACCAGGCCAAACCACACCGGTGGCGATTCGCGAAGCGATCCAGTTTCTCTGCCAGCAAACACGCGCACGATTCCATCGAGGTTTGCCGCTTGTTGACCGCGTGCCAACTTGGCTGAGTGCTGATCTGCGATTGTTCGCCGAAGGAGGCTTGGCAACCATCGCTGCCATTGAATCCATTGAGTTCGACGTTTTGCGGATCCGGCCTGTCGTCCGCCGCTCGACCCAGATGCGGTTGCTCGGACGTGCGGTGTGGCTGCGGTGTTGGTCCGGACGTGCCCGCACGGGAGCATCACGATGA